A genome region from Streptomyces sp. NBC_01296 includes the following:
- a CDS encoding SUKH-4 family immunity protein, producing MLVRVDWRAITTEAVPGDLLRFRPGTAARIWPDGEGARFATEVGVPHSGGLFRILEDLADRDPANPDRAFATGLDPEPLDTPHGTMQPLGRLFQADVFVRLDDGTIWVCDPDSEIEYELIHRDLSSLSYLVYKFAVERPGPDERPDPNDWADVEEIVREGMSRWDPLPFESGARFWESFLDSYPML from the coding sequence ATGCTGGTGCGGGTTGACTGGCGCGCGATCACGACGGAGGCCGTGCCCGGTGATCTGCTGAGATTCCGGCCCGGGACGGCAGCCCGGATCTGGCCGGACGGGGAGGGTGCGCGCTTCGCGACGGAGGTCGGAGTCCCGCACTCGGGCGGGCTCTTCCGCATTCTGGAGGACCTGGCGGACCGGGATCCGGCGAACCCGGACAGGGCCTTCGCCACGGGCCTGGACCCCGAGCCGCTCGACACTCCGCACGGGACGATGCAGCCGCTGGGGAGGCTCTTCCAGGCAGACGTCTTCGTCCGTCTCGACGACGGGACGATCTGGGTCTGCGACCCGGACTCCGAGATCGAGTACGAGCTGATCCACCGGGATCTCTCCTCGCTCAGCTACCTCGTCTACAAGTTCGCCGTGGAGAGGCCGGGCCCGGACGAGCGCCCGGATCCCAACGACTGGGCCGACGTGGAGGAGATCGTCCGCGAGGGCATGTCCCGGTGGGATCCCCTTCCGTTCGAGAGCGGGGCGCGGTTCTGGGAGTCGTTCCTCGACTCCTACCCCATGCTGTGA
- a CDS encoding alpha/beta hydrolase family protein, with product MRPLLFPDNPQFWYETLRSMSHIAYGGADFGEAVSTSARIKEGDYDSWHEEWTATADRVAAEARRALDAGYTVSARDGFLRASNYYRSAEFFQHGNPCDPRHAYTYDRSVACFQAAAALYTPRIEPVRIPYEGTTLPGYLYRADDTAAPRPTLIMHSGFDGTAEELHFSGALAAVERGYTVLTFDGPGQPGPRHHQGLVFRPDWENVITPVVDFAETLPEVDNSRIALLGSSMGGVLAPRAAAFEHRLAALIAVDGVYDLGQVSTRHIPGDRDEAERLLRADSAPELDARFEQITAQDATARWAINHGMYVMGVETPRAFSASYLDYTLAGGIAELIQCPTLVCDADEDEFFKGQPEQLYEHLTCPKTLMLFTAEEGAGAHCHPGAMRLALARIYDWLDTTLATVA from the coding sequence CTGGTACGAGACCCTGCGCTCGATGAGCCACATCGCCTACGGGGGCGCCGACTTCGGCGAGGCCGTCTCCACCAGCGCCCGTATCAAGGAAGGCGACTACGACAGCTGGCACGAGGAGTGGACGGCGACCGCCGACCGGGTGGCCGCCGAGGCCCGGCGGGCCCTGGACGCGGGCTACACCGTCAGCGCCCGGGACGGATTCCTGCGCGCCTCGAACTACTACCGGTCGGCGGAGTTCTTCCAGCACGGCAACCCGTGCGACCCCCGCCACGCATACACCTACGACCGCAGCGTGGCCTGCTTCCAGGCCGCCGCCGCGCTCTACACCCCCCGCATCGAACCGGTCCGCATCCCCTACGAGGGCACCACCCTGCCCGGCTACCTCTACCGGGCCGACGACACCGCCGCGCCCCGCCCGACCCTGATCATGCACAGCGGATTCGACGGCACCGCCGAGGAACTCCACTTCAGCGGCGCGCTGGCCGCCGTGGAGCGCGGGTACACCGTCCTGACCTTCGACGGCCCGGGGCAGCCCGGCCCCCGCCACCACCAAGGCCTGGTCTTCCGCCCGGACTGGGAGAACGTCATCACCCCGGTCGTCGACTTCGCCGAAACGCTCCCCGAGGTCGACAACAGCCGCATCGCGCTCCTCGGCAGCAGCATGGGCGGCGTACTCGCCCCCAGAGCAGCAGCCTTCGAGCACCGCCTCGCCGCCCTGATCGCCGTCGACGGCGTCTACGACCTCGGCCAGGTATCCACCCGCCACATCCCCGGCGACCGCGACGAGGCCGAAAGGCTCCTGCGCGCGGACTCCGCCCCCGAACTCGACGCACGCTTCGAGCAGATCACCGCCCAGGACGCCACCGCGCGATGGGCGATCAACCACGGCATGTACGTGATGGGCGTCGAGACCCCCCGGGCCTTCAGCGCCTCCTACCTCGACTACACCCTCGCCGGCGGCATCGCCGAGCTGATCCAGTGCCCCACCCTCGTGTGCGACGCCGACGAGGACGAGTTCTTCAAGGGCCAGCCCGAACAGCTCTACGAGCACCTGACCTGCCCCAAGACCCTGATGCTGTTCACCGCCGAGGAGGGCGCCGGCGCCCACTGCCACCCCGGCGCCATGCGCCTGGCCCTCGCCCGCATCTACGACTGGCTCGACACCACCCTCGCAACCGTAGCCTGA
- a CDS encoding nuclear transport factor 2 family protein: MNRTGIEAALGDLLFNRDITLEEAAERHFTPGYRQRTDGDWADRAEFLDHISHLRGIVAGGTVEVHDELYDGNKYADRHTCHITKNDGTTVTMEVYVFADLAPDGRFHRIEETTLMLSGSDADRNIGSAR, from the coding sequence ATGAACCGCACCGGTATCGAAGCCGCCCTGGGCGACCTGCTCTTCAACCGCGACATCACCCTGGAGGAGGCCGCCGAGCGCCACTTCACGCCCGGGTACCGCCAGCGCACGGACGGCGACTGGGCCGACCGCGCCGAGTTCCTCGACCACATCAGCCACCTGCGCGGCATCGTCGCCGGCGGCACGGTCGAGGTCCATGACGAGCTGTACGACGGCAACAAGTACGCCGACCGGCACACCTGCCACATCACCAAGAACGACGGCACCACCGTCACCATGGAGGTCTACGTCTTCGCCGATCTCGCCCCCGACGGCCGCTTCCACCGCATCGAGGAAACCACCCTGATGCTGAGCGGCTCCGACGCCGACCGCAACATCGGCAGCGCCCGCTGA